One genomic window of Mercenaria mercenaria strain notata chromosome 2, MADL_Memer_1, whole genome shotgun sequence includes the following:
- the LOC123563972 gene encoding uncharacterized protein LOC123563972: MDSKVIKCDVDFGMTVDPVFASKASPSHESDSGCSDMSEVRSVSPLSEVDFMSADGEVKLFDFESVAVDEDNELDKELETYLAVPLSSETRANLKTPEVQVRPVINLPDQGSPDIEVDSDSNDPDYMPKQRIIQSRALREKQMPEANPCASVIQVPFMKNSHQTDIHILRSSSKTNSYDKKCISKASPPAVKVVKVVKTAAQTKQEIDDELLKALDDRNKKNAVQAKMNREKKKAYIKSLEDEIEELKCENFTLKENERKVSNERNELKEEIEYLKSVLANQSALSGLLKNIGNVENVKLSSSLNRKRSADLDHDYHNVVKRGKLTVRKTAGVCLHVDQGNVSLEFCSKCASMAKSGEME; this comes from the coding sequence ATGGACAGCAAGGTTATCAAGTGTGACGTGGACTTTGGAATGACCGTTGATCCAGTCTTTGCAAGCAAGGCATCTCCAAGTCACGAGTCCGATAGCGGATGTTCGGATATGAGTGAGGTTAGGTCAGTATCGCCTCTAAGTGAAGTAGATTTTATGTCGGCAGATGGTGAAGTTAAGTTATTTGATTTTGAGTCGGTGGCGGTTGATGAAGATAATGAACTTGACAAGGAGCTTGAGACATATTTGGCAGTCCCACTATCAAGTGAAACTAGAGCGAATCTGAAAACGCCAGAAGTTCAAGTCCGGCCTGTTATAAATTTACCTGATCAAGGTAGTCCAGACATAGAAGTGGATTCCGATTCAAATGATCCAGATTATATGCCAAAGCAGAGAATAATTCAGTCAAGGGCTTTGAGAGAAAAACAGATGCCAGAAGCAAATCCTTGTGCATCCGTCATTCAAGTTCCATTTATGAAAAATTCTCATCAAACTGATATTCATATCTTGCGTTCTAGTTCCAAAACAAACAGTTATGACAAAAAGTGCATTTCAAAGGCATCTCCACCAGCAGTTAAAGTTGTCAAGGTTGTGAAGACAGCAGctcaaacaaaacaagaaattgaTGATGAACTTCTTAAAGCTCTTGACGACAGAAACAAAAAGAATGCGGTTCAAGCCAAGATGAATAGGGAAAAGAAAAAGGCTTATATCAAAAGTTTAGAAGATGAAATTGAAGAATTGAAGTGTGAAAACTTTACTCTCAAAGAAAATGAACGAAAAGTttcaaatgaaagaaatgaacttaaagaagaaattgaatatttaaaaagtgTTCTCGCTAACCAGAGTGCATTGTCAGGGCTTTTGAAAAACATTGGAAATGTAGAGAATGTTAAGCTTTCATCTTCTCTGAATCGTAAGAGGAGTGCTGACCTTGACCATGATTATCACAATGTAGTAAAGCGCGGAAAATTGACGGTGAGGAAAACAGCAGGGGTTTGTTTGCATGTTGACCAAGGGAATGTGTCCCTAGAGTTCTGCTCAAAGTGTGCCTCAATGGCAAAATCTGGAGAAATGGAatga